The window GACACGCTCAAGACCAACGTGCGCCTGGCTGCGCCGTCGCAGGTGCGGATCGTGCTCGGCTTCAGCGTGCGCGGCGGCGTGGTGAAGGCCCGCCACGACACCGCGAAGAACTCGATCTCCAACCTCCGCTGAGGCCGCGTCTCAGCGCTCGCGCCGGGTGGCGTACATCGCCGCGTCGGCGCGCGCCAGCAGATCGTCGGGTGCGCGGCCGTCGCCCGGGAAGCAGGCGATGCCGATGCTGGCGTCCAGTTGCAGCGTGCCGTCGCGGGTGGGGAAGGGCTCGCGCAGGTTGCGGCGCAGCTTGGACGCCACCCGGCCGGCGTGTTCGGCGCCGCAGCCGGGCAGCAGCACCACGAATTCGTCGCCGCCCATCCGCGCCACCAGGTCGGCCTGGCGCAGCCCGGCGCGCAGCCGCTGCGCCACTTCGCGCAGGACGCGGTCGCCGGCCTCGTGGCCGCCGAGATCGTTGACCTGCTTGAAGCCGTTCAGGTCCAAGTACAGCAGCGCCACCTGGCCGCCGCTGCCGGTCGCCTGCTCCAGCGCCTGCCGCAGCGCCTGTTCCAGCCGGCGGCGGTTGGCCAGCCCGGTCAGCGGGTCGTGGAAGGCGTGGTGTTCCAGCTCCTGCTCGGCGCGGCGCAGGTCGCCGATCTCGCGGGCCACGCCGATGCGCACCCCGTGCTCCGGCAGCCAGTGCGCGGACCACAGCAGGTCCACGGCGTGGCCGTGCCGGTGCAGGTAGCGGTTGCGGAAGTGCCGCTCGCCGCCGCCGGCCATCAGCGCCTGCGCCTGCCGCTCGGTGGCCGCGCGGTCGTCCGGGTGGAGGTAGTCGAACAGGCAGCGGCCCCGCGTCTCGTCCGGCGCGTGCCCCAGCAGGCGTTCGAAGGCGGCGTTGACGAACAGGACGTTGCCCTCCGCATCGACGATGCAGACCGCGTCGGGCAACAGGTCCAGGAACTGCGAAAGCGGGGGCAGGCTCGAAGCCATGGAAGCGGTTGAAGTGGAGGCGTTTCGACTGTAATCGAAAACGCCGCCGCCGCTACCGTTTCCGCGTGCCATTTGCGGGCTTGCCGCAGATCAAGGATGGAAGGAAACGCCCTGCCTAGACTGGCCGCGGTCCGCACCGTGCCCGCCTGCCAATGCCCATCGCTTCCATGCCCGCCGCCCGCCTGCTGGGCCTGCTCGATCTCACCAGCCTCGGCGAGGACGACACGCCCGACCGCATCCGCGCCCTGTGCGCCGCCGCGCGCACGCCGCACGGCCTGCCGGCGGCGGTCTGCGTGTATCCCGAGCACGTCACCGCCGCGCGCGAGGCGCTGGCCGGCACGGCGGTGAAGGTGGCGACGGTGGTCAACTTCCCGGACGGCGGCGACGACCCGCAGCGGATCGCCCGCGAAACCCGCCGCGCCATCGCCGCCGGCGCGGACGAGATCGACATGGTCCTGCCCTGGCGCGCCCTGCGCGCGGGCGACGCGGCGCGCGCGCGGGCCGGCGTGGACGCCTGCCGCGCCGCCTGCGGCCCGGACATCGGGCTCAAGCTGATCCTGGAAACCGGCGAACTGGCCGAGCCGGCGCTGATCCGGCAGGCCAGCGAACTCGGGTTGGACGCCGGCGTCGATTTCCTCAAGACCTCCACCGGCAAGGTGCCGGTGAACGCCACCGCGGACGCGGCGGCGGTGATGCTGGACGCGATCGCCGGGCGCGGCGGGCGCTGCGGCTTCAAGGCCGCCGGCGGCATCCGCACGCCGGCCGATGCGCAGGTCTATCTCGACCTGGCGCAGGCGCGGCTGGGCGACGGCTGGGTGGACCCGGCGCGTTTCCGCATCGGCGCCAGCGCGCTGTTCGACGCCATCCTCGCCGAAGCGGGCGGCTGAGCGATGGCGCGCGCCGTCTGGCTGGTGCTGGATTCGCTGGGGATCGGCAACGCCCCGGACGCGGCCGACTACGGCGACGCCGGCGCGGACACCTTCGGCCACATCGCCGCCGCCTGCGCCGCCGCCGCGCGCGGCCCGCTGCGCCTGCCGCAGCTGACCCGGCTGGGCCTGCCGCAGGCGCACGCGCTGGCGACCGGGCGCGCCGCCGCCGGCTTCGAGGACGCGCCCGCGCCGCAGGGCCTGTGGGGCTGCATGGCCGAGCGCGCCTGCGGCAAGGACACGCCTTCGGGCCATTGGGAAAGCGCCGGCGTGGTGCTGGACAGGCCGTTCGGCCTGTTCGCCTCGCCGCAGGACAGTTTCCCGCCGGAATTGCTGGACGCGCTGGTGGCGCGGGCCGGACTGTCCGGCGTGCTCGGCGACTGCCACGCTTCCGGCACCGAGATCATCGCCCGGCTGGGCGGCGAGCACGTCGCCATCGGCAAGCCCATCGTCTATACCTCGGCCGACTCGGTGTTCCAGGTCGCCGCGCACGAGCAGGCATTCGGATTGGAGCGGCTGTACGAGGTCTGTCGCATCACCCGCGAACTGCTGGAGCCCTACGACATCGGCCGGGTGATCGCGCGGCCGTTCACCGGCGACGCGCGCACCGGCTTCGTCCGCACCGGCAACCGCCGCGACTACGCGCTGCCGCCACCGGCGCCGACCCTGCTGGACGCGGTCTGCGCGGCCGGCGGCGAAGTGGTCGCGGTCGGCAAGATCAGCGACATCTTCGCCGCGCGCGGGGTGAGCCGGAAGCTGCCGGCCTCGGGCCACGACGCGCTGTTCGACACCACCCTGGCCGCGTTGGCGCAGGCCGGCGACGGCGCGCTGGTGGCGACCAACTTCGTCGATTTCGACAGCGTGTACGGCCACCGCCGCGACGCGCTGGGCTACGGCGCGGCGCTGGAGGCGTTCGACGCGCGCCTGCCGCAGCTGCTGGATGCCCTGCGTCCCGGCGACCTGCTGGCGCTCAGCGCGGATCACGGCTGCGACCCCACCTGGCCCGGCAGCGACCACACCCGCGAGCGCGTGCCGCTGCTCGCCTTCGGCCCCGGCCTCGCGCCGCGCGCGCTGGGCCGGCGCGACAGCTTCGCCGACCTCGGCCAGGGCATCGCCACCCATCTCGGCCTGCCGCCGCTGGCGGCGGGCCGCTGCTTCCTGACGGACTGACGCCGCATGAGCACTCCCCACATCGAAGCCGAGTCCGGCGCGATCGCCGACACCGTGCTGCTGCCCGGCGATCCGCTGCGCGCGCGCTTCGTCGCCCACGAGCTGCTGGACGCGCCGGTGCAGGTCAACGCCCGCCGCAACATGCTCGGCTTCACCGGCCAGTGGCGCGGCCGCGCGGTGACGGTGATGGGCGGGGGCATGGGCATTCCCTCCACCGCGATCTACGTCACCGAGCTGGCGCGCAGCTACGGTGTGCGCCGGATCGTGCGCATCGGCACCTGCGGCGGGATCGGCGAGGCGGCGCTGGGCGACGTGCTGCTGGCGCAGTCGGGCAGCACCGATTCGCGCTTCAACCGGCTGCAGTTCGGCGGTCACGATCTCGCGGCCTGCGCCGATTTCGCGCTGCTGCGCCGCGCCGCCGAACTTGCGCCGGCGCAGGGCATCGACGCGAGGATCGCGCACGTGTTCAGCACCGACTGCTTCTACGACGGCGATCCGCAAGTGCTCGGCCACCTGCGCCGCCACCGCATCCACGGCATCGAGATGGAAACCGCCGGCCTGTACGGACTGGCGATGCGCGAGGGCTTCCGGGCGCTGTCGATCCTCGCGGTCAGCGATCACCTGGACACCGGCGCGTGCATGCCGCCGGCGCAGCGCGAGCAGGGGTTGGCGCGGGTCGCGCGGCTGGCGCTGACCTGCCTGGAGGCCGATCGGACGGACTGATCCGGGGTGCGGACGAACCGCTGAATCTGCCGCGGATGGGCGCGAAACGCGTCCGATCCTGCGTCGACGCGACCGACTGCGAATGCAGCAGTACGAGGATGGGACTGCGCCGATTTATGTTTCACGGATGGCGGCGATCGATTCCCCAGTCGCGCCATCAACGTTTGTCGAAGCGATTGGTGTTCCGGTGCGCCGTCCCGCCTTGACATGGGTCAGGGCGGGGCAATGACCGCGGCGTAGCATGGCCCTGCTTGCCAAACAGGAGTCATTCCCATGCCGAGTCGCCTCGATCCCGAACCCAACGTCCACGTCTTCGACGCGCGCGGCATCGCCCGCCGCTTCCGCCATTCGGCGATCTTCGGCGCGCTGGGCGCGCTGCGCAACGGCGAGACGATGCGCTTCATCAACGACCACGATCCGGTCCCGCTGCTGGGCCAGCTCAACGCGCGCTTCGGCGACTACCTCACCGTCGCCTACCGCCAGCGCGACGAAGCGGGCGTGGTGATAGATTTCGGGATCACCGGTTTGCCGGAAGAGTGACTTCCGGCGCAGTGGAGCAGCCCATGCACCTGCCCGCCTTCTATTCGCACGCGCCGCGCCTGCTGCTGCGCGATCCGCTGGCCGAACTGCTGGGGGCCGCGCACGGCGGGCTGCTGGAATACGGCTACGCCGACGCAGTGCGCCTGGCCGGGCATTCCTGCCCGACCGTGGCCGGCGCCTACCTGATGGCGCGCGCCGGCCTGCGCGCGCTGTATCCGGAGGCGCTGCCGGAGCGCGGCGGGGTGCAGGTGACGATGAGCGCGGCGGAAGTGGAGGGCACCACCGGCGTGATCGCGCAGGTGTTCACGCTGGTCACCGGCGCGGCGGCGAACAACGGTTTCAACGGCATCGGCGGGCGCTTCGTCCGCCACGGACTGCTGCGCTACGGCGGCGGCGACCTGCAATCGGTCGCCGCGTTCCGCCGCATCGACAACGGCGACACCGTGCACGTGGCGATGGACCTGACCGGCGTGCCGCCCGCGCCGCAGATGCGCGCGCTGATGGCGCGGGCGCTGGCCGACGACGCCAGCGGCGAGGAACGCGCCGCGTTCGCCTCGGTCTGGCAGGACCGGGTGCGCCGGCTGCTGCTGGAGCATGCCGACGACCCGGCGACGATCCGCGCCGAGCGCCGCGCCTGAGGCTTCGGCCGTGCCGACCTAGCCCTGCGCGGCGGGCGTCGGCGGCAGCGGGAACTCGATGACGGCCGGCGCTTCCAGCAGCACCTTCGAGCGGTACTTGCCGTTGAACACGTCCTCTTCCTTCACCACCACGCGGCTGGCCTTGTCGATCCAGAAGCGCTGGTAGTTGCCGCTGCCGGGCCGGCCGCTTTCGGTTTCCACCAGCCAGCAGTCGCGGCGGCGGCCGTCGGCGCCGACCAGCGCGCGTTCGCCCAGCACGGTGTAGTCGACGTCCATCGGCGCGGCCATGCCGACGTCGAACAGGCGGATGCGCAGCGTGCCGCCCTTCTCGTAGGGCAGCAGCGGCAGCAGGGTGAGGTCGGAATGCCAGTTCATCCACCAGCCGTCCTGCATCGCGGCGAAGCCGGCCTCCATGGTCTTGCGCGACTCCTCCGGCAGTTCCCCCTCGATGCTGCCGCGCCCCGTCGCCGGTTCGACGATGGTGGTCAGGCGGCGATCCGGGCGCGTCCAGCCGCTGGTCTGCGAGAGCGTCGCCGCATCCTTCGCCGCGTGCACGGTGCGGGCGGTGTGGACGCTGCCGTTCTCGTCTTCCCAGTGCTGCTCGATCACCCAGGCATCCTTGCCGTCCACCTGCTCGCGCTTGACCTCGCTGGTGGCGAGCATCGCGCGCTTGACGCCGCTGCCGGCGGCGCCGTGCATGTAGACCAGGTAGGTCATGGTGGCGGGGCGCAGTTGCTCCAGGTGCAGGTCGGCGGGATTGACGCGGACGGGCGTGGCCGCGCCGGCGGCGCCGATGATGGCGGACAAGGCGAGAGCGAGCGACAGAACGGAACAGCGTGCGCGCATGGGCATCCTCGTGGCGGGGGAAGGATGCGTATTCCAGCCGGTGCGGCGCGCGCCGGGCAGTGCCGGCGGGCAGGGTGACGATCCGCCTACGCCATTGGTGCCGATGGATCAGCGGCGGATCGCGAGAACGCCGTCCAGCGCCAGCTCCGCCTTGAAGCCGGCGGTTTCCAGTCGCTTCGCCACCTCGCGCGGCACGTCGCGCCCGCTCGTGAGCTTGTTGGGGCTGCCGGTGTAGTGAAACAGCCGCGCGCCGCGCCGCAGCACGCGGGCGAGCTGCCGGTAGAACGCCAGCGAATACAGTTCCCCGGCGATGCCGAAGCGCGGCGGGTCGTGCAGGGCGGCGTCGAACGCCGCGTCCGGCAGTTGCGCGATGGCCTGCGACACGTCAGCATGGGCGAGATCCAGCCGGCCGCCGCTTTCGTCGGGATCGGGCGACCACGGGTTGAGCGTGCGCAGCCACAGCACGTCCTCGTTCTTCTCGAACGAGGCGATGCGCGCCACGCCGGCGTCGAGGCAGCAGGCGGCGAAGTAGCCCAGCCCGCCGCAGGTGTCGAGGACGGACTTGCCCTGCGGCTGCACCAGCGCCACCTTGCGGCGGGCGTCGTCCAGCGGCGACTCCTTCGCCGTCGGCAGCATCTTGATGCCGTCGATCTCGAAGGTGGGCACGTTCCATTCGGTCGGCACCAGCTTGATCAGCTTGCCGGCGTAGCGCGACACCGGCGCGAATCCGTCGCCGTCCCACCAGTACAGGGTGCGGTCCTTGAGCTTGCCGGGATACGGATAGCGCGCGCCGCGCCAATGCCAGTCGTCGGCCGACAGCCGCGCTTCGCCGTGGCTGCGGCCCAGGTCCAGCGAGCCCTGCCAGGCGTCGCGACCGGCGTCGCGCGCCGCGGCGAGGGCATCGCCCAGCGGGCGCGTGAGCAGGGGGCCGGTATATCGGGACATGCGCGAATGATACCGGCGGCCTGAATCGCGCCGGGTTTTCCGCGACAATGGCCGCCTGTTCCAACGTCTTGCGAACCGATGCTGCCGTTCCGCCTTGCGCTGCTGTTCCTGCTGATCATCGCCAGCACCGTGCTGCACGTCGTCCCGCTGCTGCTCGTCGCGCTGCTGAAGGTGCTGCTGCCGCTGCCGCGCCTGCGGGTGGCCTGCAATCCGCTGCTGACCGGCATCGCCGAGAGCTGGATCGGCGTCAACAACCGGCTGTGGGACGCGTTCACGCACACCCGCCTGGACGTGCGCGGCGATGCCGAACTGCATGTAGACGGCCACTACCTGGTGCTGGCGAACCACCAGAGCTGGGTGGACATCCTGGTGCTGCAGAAGGTGTTCAACCGGCGCATCCCGCTGCTGCGCTTCTTCCTCAAGCGGCAATTGTTCTGGGTGCCGCTGCTGGGGCTGGCGTGGTGGGCGCTGGATTTCCCGTTCATGGGCCGCTACACGCCCAAGCAGATCGCCCGCAATCCGGCGCTGGCCGGGCGCGACATCGAAGCCACCCGCCGCGCCTGCGAGAAGTTCCGCGCCATCCCGGTGGCGATCATGAACTTCGTCGAAGGCACCCGCTTCACCGCCGGCAAGCACGCCAGGCAGGGCTCGCCCTACCGGCACCTGCTCAAGCCCAAATCGGGCGGCGTGGCCTTCGTGCTGGACGCGATGGGCGAGGGGCTGCACGCGATCCTCGACGTGTCCATCGCCTATCCGGCCGGCAGCCCGTCGCTGATCGACCTGCTGGCCAACCGCATTCCCGAGGTGCGCGTGCAGATCCGCCAGCGCGCGATCCCGGCCGAACTGGCGCGCGGCGACTACCAGAACGACCGCGAGTTCCGGGTCCGCTTCCAGCAGTGGATGAACGGCCTGTGGCGGGAGAAGGACGCCGATATGGCCGGCCTGCTCGGCGCGGACGCGCCGGCCGCCGGGGATTGATCGAAGTCAGAATCCGCCGCGCGATTGCCGGCATAGTGGATGCAGTCACGACCGGAGTCGCGCCATGAATGCCGCCGTCTGTCCGCGCTACGCCCCCGTTCTGCGCCGCCTGCACTGGCTGATGGCGCTGCTGATCCTGGCCGCCTACCTGCTGATCGAGCAGCGCGGCCTGTTCCCGCGTGGCAGCGCGGGCCGCGCCGCGATGATGCAGGGCCATTTCTGGGCCGGCATCGCGGTGTTCGCGCTGGTCTGGTGGCGGCTGCTCGCCCGCCGCCGCTTCGGCGCGCCGCCGGTAACGCCGCCGCTGGAGGGCGTCAGCGCATTGGCGGCCAAGCTGGTGCATCTGGCCCTGTACGCCTTCTTCATCGCGATGCCGCTGCTGGGCCTGGCGACCGCCTGGAGCGACGGCAAGGCGGTGAAGATTCCGTTCACCGGCATCGCCCTGCCGTCGCTGCTGCCGGAGAACGAAGCGCTGGCGCACCAGCTGGAAGATTTGCACGGCGCCATCGGCGAAGCCTTCTACTGGGTGATCGGCCTGCACGTGCTGGCGGCGATCTGGCACCACGCGTTCCGCCGAGACGACACCCTGAAGCGGATGCTGTAGCCCTCGTTCGCGCTTGACCCGGATCAGGGCGCGCGGCCCGCGCGCGGCGGAGGATCGCAGTCGCGCCGACGGGTGCGCGCGGACGCGGAGGATGGCATGGAATTCCGGATCAGGCTGGCGGCCGACGCGCCCGACATGGTCGCCATCGACGACGCGCTGCGGCAGGCCGACCCGGCCGCGCTGGTCGATGTCGATCCCGCCGGCGGCGCGCTGCGGGCGACGGTGTGGATGAGCGGCGACGAACTGGCCACGGTGCTGGCGCAGGCCGGCTACCCGCCGAGCGAGGTGCAGCAGCTGGCCTCGGTGTGCTGCGGGGATTGCAGCGGCTGACCCGGCGGCATCGCATTTGTTCGCAGCGAAAAGATTGGACGCGGATCGACGCGGAAAGACGCGTACAAGAATCCCTGTCATCGGCTTTATCCACGTTGATCCGCGTCGAAAAAAACAGCCGCATGCCAACGGGAAACCCCTGTATCCACGTTCGCCGCCGGCGTTCAGCCGCCGCGCTTGTGGAAGTACACCTGTTCCGCCGCCCAGCGCAGCGGCGGCGAATGCAGCAGCAAGTCGAACGGCCAGTCGAATTGCAGGCGGTCGTACATCCAGCGCAGCGCGCGCTTGGCGCGGAAGCGCGGTGCGGCGTCGATGGCCGCCTGTTCCGGCGCCGGCCCGCCGTCGCACAGGTGCGCGGCGATGGCGCGGCCCACCGCGTCGCCGTGCTCCCATGCCGAGTGGATGCCGCCCGCCGTGACCGGCGAGACGATGCCGGCGGCATCGCCGGTGAGGATGGCGTTGTCGCGGGCCAGGCCGGCGACCGGCCCGCTGCACGGGATCAGCCCGGCGCGGGTGTGGCCGGGCCGCAGGTGGCGCGGCAACCCGCCGGCGATGCCCACGCGCAGCAGGAAGCCGTCGATGTCCGGCACGCGCGCGTTGGCGGGGTCGTGGCGCAGCGCCAGCCCGGCCTGCACGCCGCCCGGGTTCTGCGCCAGCCAGCCGATGTAGCCGGGCGCGTAGCGCTTGCTGATGAAGCAGTGCAGGGCGTTCGGGTCGGCCAGCTTCGCGCCGGGGAACTCGTATTCGATGCCGTAGAGAAATTGCCGCACCTCGCCCAGCGCGCAGCGCCGCGCCACCCGCGAGCGCGCGCCGTCGGCGCCGACCAGATAGCGCGTGCGGCCGACGCCTTGCACCTGCCAGCCGCCGTCGATGCGCGCCGCGTCGGTGAACGCGCAGCCCAGCCGCAGCTCGGCGCCGCGTTCGCATAGCTGTTGTGCCAGCCAGCGCATCACCGCCGGCGTGTCGGTGGTCAGGAAGTAGTAGCCGGGCGCGGCCAGCGCCACCTGCTTCAGGCTGGGCGCGTACAGGCGCACCGATTCGATGCGGCGGGTCAGCCGCGCCGGAATGGCCTGCAACAACGTGCGCTCGGCAGCCTCCTTCACGATGATGCCGGTGGTGCGCAGCTTGTCGCCGGGATCGCGCTTGCGCTCCAGCACGCAGACGCGCAGCCCGCGCCTGGCGGCGGCGATGGCGCAGGCCGCACCGGCGAAGCTGGCGCCGACCACGGTCACGTCGAAATCGAAATCGTTGGCGTCCCGCATGCGGCCCTCGGCGGCTGGAATGCCGGCCACGATGCGCGCCGGGCGCGTGCCGGCGATGGCGCGGAGGTGAAGCGGATTTGAAGTCGAAGGCCGCACGGCGGCGCGCAGATGCGAAAATGCCGCCTTGTTCCGTTGCAAGGACGACGCGATGAACGCATTTCCCATCGGCACGCCGGGCCAGCCCTGGGGCGAGGCCGAAAAGGCGCATTGGCGCGCGATGCAGGCGAAGAAGCGCAGCTACGCCGACGAGGTGCTGGCCCGGATCGACGCGCTGCGCGATGCCTTCGACGTGGCGCAGTACGGCGAACTGGACTGCGGCGCCGACGGCCGCTATCCGCTGTTCGTCCTGCGCAGCCGCGACTGGGACGACGCGCTGCCGGTGGCGGTGGTGACCGGCGGCGTGCACGGGTATGAGACCAGCGGCGTGCACGGCGCGCTGCAGTTCGCCGAGCGCCACGCGGCCGACTACGCGGGCCGCGCCAACGCGCTGATCGCGCCCTGCGTCAGCCCGTGGGCCTATGAGCGCATCCACCGCTGGAACGCGCAGGCGCTCGACCCGAACCGCAACTTCCGCGCCGGCAGCCCGGCCGCCGAATCGGCGGCGCTGTGGGAACTGCTGCGTTCGCTGGGCGACCACGTCCTCGTGCACATCGACCTGCACGAAACCACCGACAGCGACGAAACCGAGTTCCGCCCGTCGCTGGCCGCGCGCGACGGCAAGCCGTTCGAGCCTGGCACCATCCCCGACGGCTTCTACCTGTGCGCCGACAGCGCGCGCCCGGAGCCGGCCTTCCAGTGGGCGATCAACGCCGAGGTGGCGAAGGTGACCCACATCGCGCCGGCCGATCCGGACGGCACCATCATCGGCTCACCGGTGGTCGCGCCGGGCGTGATCGAATACGACTGCCGCGCGCTCGGCCTGTGCGCCGGCATCACCGACGCGCGCTTCGTCACCACCACCGAGGTCTATCCGGACAGCCCGCGCGCCACCCCGCAGCAGTGCAACGACGCGCAGGCGGCGGCGGTGTGCGCGGCGCTGGATTTCGCGCTGGCGCGGCATGTCCGCCGCATCGACGCCGGCCCGCGCATGTCCGAGGCCGTGATCCACGGTGGCATCGTCCACCTGGCCGGGCAGGTGCCGGAAACCGCGGGCGCCGACATCGAAACCCAGACTCGCGAGGTGCTGGCCGCCATCGACGCGCTGCTGGCGCAGGCCGGCAGCGACAAGACCCGCATCCTGCGCGCGCAGATCTACCTGGCCGACATCGCCGAGTTCGCCGGCATGAACCGCGCGTGGGACGCATGGGTGGTGCCGGGCAAGGCGCCCGCGCGCGCCACCGTGGAGGCGAAGCTGGCCGATCCGGATTGGAAGGTGGAGATCGTGGTGACGGCGGCGCTGTAGCGCCGCCGGAGCGCACGCGTTTGGACGCGGATCAACGCCGATCGCTTTCCAACGGCCCTATCCGGTTTTATCCGCGTCAATCCGCGTCGGAAGGCTTTTGTCTGCCCGCGAATGCTCACGCGGGCATGTTCAGAGCACCTCGCGCCGGCCCATCCGCCACAGCATCAGCGCGAAGGCGGCGATGCCGCCGCCGAAGCCCAGCGCCAGCGCTAGGTCGGCGCGGGCCGGGTCGCTGGCGAGCTGGTTGACCGGAATCTGCCAGGGCATCGCCACCCCGATCTTCGCCGAGGTGGCGACCACGGCGAAGAAGGTGCCGGCGATGCCCGTCGCCAGCGCCGGCACGAAGCTGGCCCAGCGCAGCGCGATCCACAGCTGCACCGCCACCAGCAGCCACGCGGCAAGGAAGATGCGGCCCAGCAGGAGCAGATGGGCGGCGAAATCCGGCGCGCCGGCGGCGGCCACCGCGGGCTTGGCGATGCCGGCGGCGACGACCGCCAGCGACGTCAGCAGGGCCAGCAGCAGGCTCATCGCCGCGACCAGCGCCAGCACGCAAACGGCCTTCGCCGCGTACAGGTGCCAGCGCGGCAGCGGCAGCGCGCGCAGGTGGTCCCAAGCGCGCGGGCCGTGCTCGGTCTGCGCCACCAGCGCGGTCAGCGCGGTGACGCTCATCGGCAGCATGAAGAACGCCCAGATCGCCGCCGAGAATTGCAGCGACATCGTCCACGGCGCGGGCTTCTCCCCGCGCAGCAGGTTGAAGAACACGAACACCGCAATCAGCAGCGGCGCGACGGCGGCCAGCAGCAGGGCCAGCGAGCGGCGCAGCTTGTAGGCCTCCACCGCGAGCGCGGTGGCGAAGCGGGCAGGGCGAACGGAGAAAGTGGGCGAGGCAACGGACATGGCGGGCTCCGGATTTTGGGGCGATGTCAGGCCGCCGCCGCGACGGGCTGCGCGGCCTGGCGGTAGAGAAGTTCGAGGCTGCGCTGGCGCGGCGCGAGCGCATGCACGCGCACGCCCGCCACGCACAGCGCGCGGTTGAGCGCGGCGGCCGCGCCGCGCGGTTCCTCGCCGGCGGCCAGGCGCACGACCACGGCGTCGTCGTCGCGTTCGGCCGCGAAGCCGTGGCTGCGCGCGACCGCCACCGCCTGCTCCGGCGCGTCGGTGCCGATCTCCACTTCGGCCGCCAGCCCCGCCTTCAGTTCGGCCAGCGCGCCCTGCAGCACCAGCCGGCCGTGGCCGAGGATGCCGACATGGGTGGCGGTCTGCTCGATCTCGCCGAGCAGGTGGCTGGACAGCAGCACGGTGGCGTTGGCGCGTTCGGGCAGCTCGCGCAGGAAGCGGCGCATGTCGGCGATGCCCTCAGGATCGAGGCCGTTGGTCGGTTCGTCCAGCACCAGCACCGGCGGCGCGCCCAGCATCGCCCGCGCCAGTCCGAGGCGCTGGCGCATGCCCAGCGAATAGTCGGCGACGCGGCGGCCGGCGTGCGCGGCCATCTCCACGATCTCCAGCACGCGGTCGGGCTCGCCGGCGGGCAGGCCGAGCAGGCGGCGGCTGAGGTCGAGGTTCTCGCGGCCGGTCAGGTACGCGTAGAAGCCCTGCGCCTCCAGCAGCGCGCCGACCTTGCGCGCGGCGGCGATGCGATCCGTCGCAACGTCGATGCCGG is drawn from Thermomonas brevis and contains these coding sequences:
- a CDS encoding NAD(P)/FAD-dependent oxidoreductase, with product MRDANDFDFDVTVVGASFAGAACAIAAARRGLRVCVLERKRDPGDKLRTTGIIVKEAAERTLLQAIPARLTRRIESVRLYAPSLKQVALAAPGYYFLTTDTPAVMRWLAQQLCERGAELRLGCAFTDAARIDGGWQVQGVGRTRYLVGADGARSRVARRCALGEVRQFLYGIEYEFPGAKLADPNALHCFISKRYAPGYIGWLAQNPGGVQAGLALRHDPANARVPDIDGFLLRVGIAGGLPRHLRPGHTRAGLIPCSGPVAGLARDNAILTGDAAGIVSPVTAGGIHSAWEHGDAVGRAIAAHLCDGGPAPEQAAIDAAPRFRAKRALRWMYDRLQFDWPFDLLLHSPPLRWAAEQVYFHKRGG
- a CDS encoding ABC transporter ATP-binding protein; the protein is MPHATPLAIETRGLTRRFGARTAVDAIDLRVPERSVYGFLGRNGAGKTTTIKLLLGLLKADAGSARIAGIDVATDRIAAARKVGALLEAQGFYAYLTGRENLDLSRRLLGLPAGEPDRVLEIVEMAAHAGRRVADYSLGMRQRLGLARAMLGAPPVLVLDEPTNGLDPEGIADMRRFLRELPERANATVLLSSHLLGEIEQTATHVGILGHGRLVLQGALAELKAGLAAEVEIGTDAPEQAVAVARSHGFAAERDDDAVVVRLAAGEEPRGAAAALNRALCVAGVRVHALAPRQRSLELLYRQAAQPVAAAA
- a CDS encoding RidA family protein, with amino-acid sequence MSEAVIHGGIVHLAGQVPETAGADIETQTREVLAAIDALLAQAGSDKTRILRAQIYLADIAEFAGMNRAWDAWVVPGKAPARATVEAKLADPDWKVEIVVTAAL
- a CDS encoding ABC transporter permease translates to MSVASPTFSVRPARFATALAVEAYKLRRSLALLLAAVAPLLIAVFVFFNLLRGEKPAPWTMSLQFSAAIWAFFMLPMSVTALTALVAQTEHGPRAWDHLRALPLPRWHLYAAKAVCVLALVAAMSLLLALLTSLAVVAAGIAKPAVAAAGAPDFAAHLLLLGRIFLAAWLLVAVQLWIALRWASFVPALATGIAGTFFAVVATSAKIGVAMPWQIPVNQLASDPARADLALALGFGGGIAAFALMLWRMGRREVL